In a single window of the Massilia oculi genome:
- a CDS encoding CoA-binding protein, with protein MRTITQILRDSKIIAIVGMSNKEDRASNEVGAYLQHNGYRILPVNPSYAGQTIHGETVYATLQEAADALAGSGQRIDIVDCFRKSEDIGPIARDAIAVRAGCLWMQLDIENQAAADLARAAGLDVVMNHCIKIEHRNLED; from the coding sequence ATGCGAACCATCACCCAGATCCTCCGTGACAGCAAGATCATCGCCATCGTCGGCATGTCGAACAAAGAAGACCGCGCCAGCAACGAAGTGGGCGCCTACTTGCAGCACAACGGCTACCGCATCCTGCCCGTCAACCCGAGCTATGCCGGCCAGACCATCCACGGCGAGACCGTGTACGCCACCTTGCAAGAGGCCGCCGACGCCCTGGCCGGCAGCGGCCAGCGCATCGACATCGTCGACTGCTTCCGCAAATCCGAGGACATCGGGCCGATCGCGCGCGACGCCATCGCCGTGCGCGCCGGCTGCCTGTGGATGCAGCTCGACATCGAGAACCAGGCGGCAGCCGACCTGGCGCGCGCCGCCGGGCTGGACGTGGTCATGAACCACTGCATCAAGATCGAGCACCGCAATCTGGAGGATTGA
- a CDS encoding peptidoglycan recognition protein family protein: protein MSLGPVSRFAAFLALACSFAGAHGAESLHDVERAIVPVASWGGTPSIDAKARRHRITHITLHHQGEPFKPGTDPQAYLRRLQTWSRAEKGWLDIPYHYVIDLEGRIYGARDIAYAGDTNTEYDPKGHALIEVVGNFEEVEPNQQQLDAVVRLMAMLADKYQVSLDDIQSHRDYSDKTVCPGENLYRYVKDDYFRHKVALRLAQEQAAK from the coding sequence ATGAGCCTCGGACCTGTTTCGCGTTTCGCCGCCTTTCTTGCGCTGGCCTGTTCGTTCGCCGGTGCGCATGGCGCCGAATCCCTGCACGACGTCGAACGCGCCATCGTGCCGGTCGCCAGCTGGGGCGGCACGCCGTCCATTGATGCGAAGGCGCGCCGCCACCGCATCACCCACATCACGCTGCACCACCAGGGCGAGCCGTTCAAGCCGGGGACCGATCCGCAAGCCTACCTGCGCCGCCTGCAGACCTGGTCGCGCGCCGAGAAAGGCTGGCTCGACATCCCCTATCACTACGTGATCGACCTGGAAGGCCGCATCTACGGCGCGCGCGACATCGCCTATGCCGGCGACACCAATACCGAATACGATCCGAAGGGACATGCGCTGATCGAGGTGGTCGGCAATTTCGAGGAGGTGGAGCCGAACCAGCAGCAGCTCGATGCGGTGGTGCGCCTGATGGCCATGCTGGCGGACAAATACCAGGTCTCGCTGGACGACATCCAGAGCCACCGCGATTACTCGGACAAGACCGTGTGCCCGGGCGAGAACCTGTACCGCTACGTGAAGGACGATTATTTCAGGCACAAGGTGGCCTTGCGCCTGGCGCAGGAGCAGGCCGCGA